In Sphingobacterium sp. lm-10, one DNA window encodes the following:
- a CDS encoding DUF262 domain-containing protein yields the protein MQKTARRYSFYQLLRLDSFRIEIPIIQRDYAQGRSSQRELRSNFLSALYSYLAEGIPNRDLDFIYGYISPDKVFIPLDGQQRLTTLFLLHWYLAKANNDLSFISNTLTYNGKSKFVYKTRFSSTDFCEALLTEQIDFAPLIEPDRNKENALSKLITNKGWFQEHWKSDATVSSMLNMLDHIHLLFKDSIHFYSRLISDEPVITFLFLDLNDLKQGDDLYIKMNSRGKPLTDFENFKARFEEEISSIFDDKMMDFTLILGGEPLPCSAKQYFSNKIDCVWTDLFWNYRHLVGASNIYDEELMNFIRASLTFSYITNNPFNKEILDVLLSNEFLSFHRQKDLNLFTKDSILFLMSTLDKLMNGNDKPLNKVENIFYFRFEQVFEDILKNTPSIPDRVLFYAYVSYLLRYDDKTDGISDWMRVVSNLVENTRFDRSEQMYSAITSINRLLDFAPNILESLRDDVQIDFFMSDQVYEERIKAALILSDLGTTNSWKNQIEKAEMSIFHRGQIAYLLEFSGITDHHVSNQDNIDLKVIFNNYLVKFTALFSILDSDHNSAFILERALLTQDNYLIENRSKWLCNFGSSKKVKNYDRDFSWKRMLRVYFSDYELAVSSKLKRNIFKCVVDSESFRHDNIQSVVDSLNNMIHESDVVDWRKDFIDDARLIAACGQGYIYSQEYRHDAIQLLNASQMNHKRYDLNTLVLYHKISDRQAFSPFESCLIYPAKGYDDITQIDFSGWHYDRISYTVAISFLEEGYRIIFMKSKGSNKIDNYNDTIQSILIILGYTWSEYGFEIILESRTSALNEVETLLSKLNQL from the coding sequence ATGCAAAAAACAGCAAGAAGATATTCGTTTTATCAGCTTCTTAGGTTGGATTCATTTCGGATTGAAATACCAATTATTCAAAGAGATTATGCGCAAGGCAGAAGTTCTCAAAGAGAATTGCGCAGCAACTTTCTAAGTGCTTTGTATTCCTATCTAGCCGAGGGGATACCAAATCGGGATTTAGATTTTATCTATGGGTATATCAGTCCGGATAAGGTTTTTATTCCACTAGATGGTCAACAGCGGCTGACGACTCTTTTCCTATTACACTGGTACCTAGCGAAGGCTAATAACGACCTAAGTTTTATATCCAATACCTTGACATACAATGGTAAGTCCAAATTCGTATATAAGACTAGATTCAGTTCTACCGATTTTTGTGAGGCGCTTTTGACCGAGCAGATTGATTTTGCTCCGCTTATAGAACCTGATAGAAATAAAGAAAACGCGCTCTCCAAATTAATCACTAACAAAGGTTGGTTTCAAGAGCATTGGAAAAGTGATGCGACCGTCTCGTCTATGCTTAATATGCTTGATCATATTCATCTCTTATTTAAAGATTCCATTCATTTTTATTCTCGTTTGATTTCAGATGAGCCGGTAATTACCTTTTTGTTTCTAGACTTGAATGATTTAAAACAAGGAGATGACTTGTACATTAAGATGAATTCGCGAGGAAAGCCATTGACGGACTTCGAAAATTTCAAAGCTAGGTTTGAGGAGGAGATTAGCTCAATTTTCGACGATAAAATGATGGATTTCACGTTGATTCTGGGTGGTGAACCTTTGCCGTGTTCTGCTAAGCAATATTTCTCGAATAAGATTGATTGTGTGTGGACGGATTTGTTTTGGAATTACCGTCACCTTGTTGGCGCCAGTAATATTTATGATGAGGAGTTGATGAATTTCATTCGAGCATCGCTAACATTCTCTTACATTACAAATAATCCTTTCAATAAGGAAATTTTGGACGTGTTATTAAGCAATGAATTCCTATCATTTCACCGACAAAAAGACCTGAACCTATTTACGAAAGACAGTATTCTTTTCCTGATGAGTACGTTAGATAAACTCATGAATGGAAACGATAAGCCATTGAATAAGGTCGAAAACATTTTTTACTTTCGGTTTGAACAAGTTTTTGAAGATATACTAAAAAATACCCCATCCATTCCGGACAGGGTACTATTTTACGCGTATGTTAGCTACCTATTGAGATACGATGACAAAACGGATGGTATTAGCGATTGGATGAGAGTCGTTTCGAATTTAGTTGAGAACACACGCTTCGATAGGTCTGAGCAAATGTATTCTGCAATTACCTCGATTAATAGGCTTTTAGATTTTGCGCCTAATATTCTGGAATCCTTGCGAGATGATGTTCAAATAGATTTCTTTATGAGTGATCAGGTTTATGAGGAACGGATAAAGGCTGCTTTGATACTATCCGATCTAGGCACAACCAATTCTTGGAAGAACCAAATCGAAAAAGCCGAAATGTCCATTTTTCATCGTGGTCAAATCGCCTATCTTTTGGAATTCAGTGGTATTACCGATCATCACGTATCGAATCAAGATAACATAGATTTAAAGGTTATTTTCAATAATTACTTGGTAAAGTTCACAGCCTTGTTCTCCATTCTAGACTCTGATCATAATAGCGCATTTATTTTGGAAAGGGCACTTCTTACCCAAGATAACTACTTGATAGAAAATCGAAGCAAATGGTTGTGTAATTTTGGTAGTTCAAAAAAGGTGAAGAACTACGATCGGGATTTCAGTTGGAAGCGTATGTTGCGTGTTTATTTTTCGGATTATGAACTCGCCGTCTCATCTAAATTGAAAAGGAATATTTTTAAATGTGTTGTAGATAGCGAAAGTTTCCGCCATGATAATATACAATCCGTTGTTGATTCATTAAATAACATGATTCATGAATCGGATGTTGTTGATTGGAGGAAAGATTTTATTGATGATGCTAGATTAATTGCCGCCTGTGGACAGGGTTATATCTATAGCCAGGAGTATCGTCATGACGCCATCCAGCTTTTGAATGCATCGCAGATGAATCATAAAAGGTATGATTTAAATACGCTAGTGTTATACCATAAGATTTCGGATAGGCAAGCTTTTAGCCCGTTTGAAAGTTGTTTGATTTATCCGGCAAAAGGCTATGACGATATCACTCAAATTGATTTTAGTGGTTGGCATTATGATCGTATTAGTTATACGGTTGCCATTAGTTTTTTAGAAGAGGGTTACCGTATAATCTTTATGAAGTCTAAAGGTTCTAATAAAATTGACAACTACAACGATACCATTCAGTCGATCTTAATTATTTTAGGATATACGTGGTCGGAGTATGGCTTTGAGATCATTTTAGAATCTAGAACCTCTGCTTTGAATGAAGTTGAGACTCTTTTAAGTAAATTGAATCAACTGTAA